In the Rhodospirillaceae bacterium genome, one interval contains:
- a CDS encoding chromophore lyase CpcT/CpeT, with translation MRTAKCFSKRLVLTLGLALVLAAPVNAEERRYTLLERELEYLMEIWPGNFDNREQVQFDADMGKPDYESGAHLRVHGQVSRVDLPQFGEHILYVEEYKNDDPKDIFRQRLYELSADESENAIRIKLHFFNDEEKYLGAHDDPSLLQGLTRNDTTTIQGCDVFLRRDGASLTGGMKPGDCTSEESTDRVYSEYQVRVGDDGYAFRDHFVFADNGEEVNAVAGFQWHDLRRARWFQCMIDFPYETGKPAMYTEHYPRVHDQGGIFSFTHPDGRPMTLSMRNRWSYGMQRDSFVIKVHDGGEPAPDLVYAWGSPGDDRIGLNPGWIRVQCDLDTPLNRTLQKNLRPDS, from the coding sequence TTAGCGGCACCCGTCAACGCCGAAGAGCGCCGCTATACGCTGCTGGAACGCGAGCTGGAATATCTGATGGAAATCTGGCCGGGCAATTTCGACAATCGGGAGCAGGTCCAGTTTGATGCAGATATGGGCAAGCCAGACTATGAGTCCGGCGCACATCTTCGTGTTCACGGGCAGGTTTCCCGGGTCGACTTGCCGCAATTTGGCGAACACATTCTTTACGTCGAAGAATATAAAAATGACGATCCGAAAGATATTTTCCGGCAACGCCTGTATGAGCTGTCGGCAGACGAGTCCGAAAACGCCATTCGTATCAAGCTGCATTTTTTCAACGACGAAGAGAAATACCTAGGTGCTCATGACGATCCTTCCCTCTTGCAGGGCCTAACCAGAAACGACACCACCACAATTCAAGGCTGCGATGTCTTCCTGCGTCGGGATGGGGCGTCTCTAACCGGTGGCATGAAGCCGGGCGATTGCACCAGCGAAGAAAGCACAGACCGTGTTTATTCTGAATATCAAGTCCGCGTTGGCGATGACGGGTATGCGTTTAGAGATCATTTTGTATTTGCTGACAACGGCGAGGAAGTAAATGCCGTTGCAGGGTTTCAATGGCATGACTTGCGCCGCGCCCGGTGGTTCCAATGCATGATCGATTTTCCCTATGAAACCGGCAAGCCGGCCATGTACACAGAACATTACCCACGAGTACACGACCAGGGGGGCATTTTCAGCTTCACCCATCCCGATGGGCGCCCAATGACCCTCTCTATGCGCAATCGCTGGTCCTATGGCATGCAACGGGATTCCTTCGTGATCAAGGTGCATGACGGGGGCGAACCGGCGCCAGATTTGGTTTACGCCTGGGGATCACCGGGCGATGACAGAATTGGCCTCAACCCAGGCTGGATTCGCGTGCAATGCGATTTGGACACGCCCCTGAACCGCACCTTGCAGAAAAATCTAAGGCCGGATTCATGA